AGTGTTGTTGCCATCTGAAGATTATGAAGGTTGAAGAATTCTCAACAAATTGCTCAATATCCTTGTCTACAATCACTACACGAGATGAACAAAGGAGATTTCAGGAATCCCTCATTAATTCTAGAGGAAATAATGTTCAAATTCTAAGGTAAGTAAAAGATAAGATGTTTTTGAGCAATTTCCTTAAAGAGAGTTTAGTTTCTATTAATGTTGGAATTAAAGTTAAGAAACTTGGAAgattgaatttggaatgatgttATGGATGAATAAGCAGGCAGTTGTATACGAAGAACAAGCAACCAGCTGACCCAGTAATGTTATGCATTGACGCATACAACATAGTCAATTCACAACAAATGCGCTTGGAGTATGTTGCACAGTAGGCATTCATCACATAGGCCAAGAAGGTGTTTCGACGCTTATTCGAAAGACTTTGAGGAAGGATTCCCAATTATCAGCCAAGTTTTAAGGTAAGTCAGCCGATGCGGTGAAGATGGTTTCGATGCATCGATTATGATGCAAAGAATTGTTAGTATGCGGTGAGGTTAAGTTATGCgttaagctcaaaagggagctaATTATGCTGACCAAGGGACCTTTCCTTTTCAGGACAAACTCAAATAGCAGAGGCGTAGAAACCCCTTGGATAAGTAGCTTAAGACAATGAGTGACaagttttaataaatgttttctaATGCgagttttataaataaattctaCATAACAGTTCATATGAATTTTATATCATGATTATCTTCACTGCATGCTTTAAAAATGAACGTTGATCGcatgatttatgtttttaaatgatGAAGTTATTTATGAGTTCAACATGCGTTTTACAGTAAGCCTATGCTATGTTGTACTGCATGAGGAAAATTTATCAAGGAAATTATATAAGCATACTCCATGTTTTGCAAGGTATTATGCGATGATATGAAATCATGAAGTGAGATAATTTCTAATGCATAATTTGTAtatgtttttaaatgtttaaatgttTGTGTCTTGTATAAATCCCACTCCAATGTTGGTACCAAAGGTATGGTAAGTTATCTAGATTTCAGTGATGTTAGGGATCCTTGGTACCGAAGGTATAATAAGGTGGTCAGAATCCAATTTAACTCTGATTATGTTATCGATGTTGATGATATTGAGCAAAAtggctctctctcaactaaggttattagggattgagcaaaagggcttTCCCACATGTTCAGGCAGTAGAGTAGTgaagttttttagaaatatgctaaagagtttattttgaggttatatgatatatttctattattttagTTCCATTTCTAAAACTCCGATTATGATTTTATAACTGTTTCCTTGATAAGCAAATTCACGTTATTTGATAAGCAAATTCACgttatttatgatttaaaatacGTTTTATTTAagatagtcactcactaggtttcctagctcactcttttaaaatgttttcctCCCCAAGTAACGGTCGACGTCTCGAGGCCTAGCAGTTCTGTCAGTCAGTCACTTCTCAGACCCATAAAGACTGGAAGTTTAGGTGGCTCATCATGTTCTGTATTTAGTTTTCATGTTAATGTCAGAGGGAATATGGTAGAGTTTGTGTTGAATAGTTGTTGTTAATAAGTTTGGTTTTTGAACTGTTATGTATGTTGAAGTTAATATTTATGATTAGCAATAAACTATATGTTTAAAGTTGTTGCTGAAATTATGTGTTAAGTTCTAGACAATCATAAAATGCTAATCAGGTTTAACAGGCTTTCAGGAATATGTTGGGTAGTAGTTGTCATAAAATGGGTGGCCattgttgtcttcacatcttttcttgGATTAAGAGGTTAATCTGGGAAGAGGTGTGACATACATCCTCTAGATTTCATTCATAAATTATCATATGAGATTAACAGTGTAGATTATTTCTTAATTAAgattacttttgaaaattaataatgCATTAATTATTATATGTGTATAAACTTCTTGAAATATCATATTAAGAAATGGACagttgtgttggggttgatgccttaaagtctttgtgttttgtagtttgtaaacagattgtacgaacgtttgtgttgtataatatatgatatttacttcacatcttggttttgttcagttgtatgttttattttcttttccacaaaccaataaacataaaatctctagttatctgtatgtaacttaagcatgtatgtggtgacatacatgtggatcatgtcttaagtgataatcaaaatggtctatagtatatggatataggaaggaaaccttatcgtggtaacgctacggatgcggcccgctttgtggaatggtcacaagtattgtgacttgtcacaaatggtctgatcttgatcattcatgtaggggacatgcgagcaggggtcttatacaaagagtttatataagacccgaccatgaagtgttaacgtctcgttatataacaccgttcatgaatGAGatttcactttactaggatgaccataggtaacatgacctcaattctgagtgagttggaactcctaccattgagggcggtcctttgatttgtatgggtgcgagtggctaggtcgccgattcaaacctaccattttggggattcgtctgatttgggagttgagaacttagttacacaagatgaaattcactcattcccgaaccaagggcaagtagataaatagctaggacttgaacgatgtggtgccatacaccttcttttggcctgagaggtttcacacatagttggactatgttgtattgttcattagaggaatcaatggtacttaaggagtgagatgtaattacaggagcaaaatagtaaattggcccagctgtacttacgagcatctgggaagggtcatcgtactcatgattggttatatccgatggacacagaaatatatctgtttgataagaagagttcaactgttggtctttagtggaatgtctggcagttaacgaatggtggatctcgtggctaaagagtctagtcagctattcacgtaccgttggagcttcgagccacaggtccataagatttcctaggtagcttagataaagtcgagaatcagttcttgggttagtttgaaatcttgaaattgacaagagggagaactagttaattatacatgatatgattgactaaatgtatgagatacattatttttggagaaaattagatataaatatgatttatatcaagtggagaagaaattactatagtagatatatgatatcaaactatagggtaagaatataatatgattatattcatttattaattaaatttattaattatatgataattagcCGAAATCCTCTCCTCGATCGTGCATTAGTGGGAATTCagtattcggttattgtaactgaataATAAAacgaaaatttgtttcatttttgcAATGAATTCGTAAAAATTCGCAGTCGGTGTGAAAACGTcttgatcgcttagctgagagcctatacgatagagcttcatcgcttaaacgatcgcacacccgcatATAAATGATTGCAagcctttctctaaacgatcgcttagctttcctaaacgatcgcctagcgtaccgtgttttctaaatgatcatttacctattactagacgatcgcttagtaaaacctacacaatcgtatagctTTATCGAAACGATAAGCAACCCTGCTATACGATAAcaactttctctcccacttgcttatcgtctacacgattagcCCATTCCTCTGACCTTTACCAAATTCAACAAGTATCACTCTTTGGattttcactctgagaataccaaaggctctaagtggtggtgtcgtccccgttccTTCTTGCTCGtgcttgttcgtgttgctgccgttcgtgtagatgatcgtgcTGCCGTAGCCGACTGTTTTGCTGGGCAATAGAGAATGTAAAGGTTCTTCCGCTGCATTGAGTTCGaaattgaagagagtcttcaactggtatgtgatCTCAatcccttttattttatttatcaaagcatgccgttaattagtgtgatattgcataactgtttgatAGAATGTGTCTGTGGTATTctagtcacaatgaaatcggaaaggtCCGAACACGCCCAtggctcttcgttaagagttccttcaagttgAAATTGATGCATAGATGATTTTGATCAAAGAAAGGGACGGACACATTTGAGATGTTGGTATTTTTGACTTCTTAGTCAATGATATATGTTGTTAAGGGTTATCTTCGATCAAGTCCATGCCCAAATAACCCTAGAATTCACGCTTTCCCGAAAGGGAAGAATAATGCCTCGATTGCCAAGACGACAGAGTCGAGCCCATTACCATTTCACGAAAGAGGAAATTCTTGAGCCGAGTACTCGTACACTACAATCTCAACATTATCCTCATGCTAACATCGCTAATAACGTACAAGCCACAAGTGCATGTGGATGATTAGCCTTATAGATATCACATTAAACCACCTCACAAGGTATGCAAAATCTTTGCTTAGCCATATAAAAATACTTCAAATGCTAACTTAGACAGCAAAGTGTACGTGGTGCTGTAGGTCAACTTGGCACAACACTGGTGTCATATACGTGTGGCTTGAACACATTGTCTTTTCGAGATCACATATGtcttatttaaaacaattaagttATACCATTCATTTGAATTGTCACcaatgaaatatatttataattgtcAAAGCAAATATAACTCAATTGGCATACCAGACGAATACTCTATCCTCAATTGTATTTTaaagagggagaaaaaaaaagaaacatatttattagggaaattcttataaatagagatatctaaaaaatatttagactttataatAAGAAGTtccaaaaaaaacttttgttatatagtataaataattttttatatttaaaaaggtccTAATACTTATTGCATTTCATTAAAGGGACAAAAAGAACATAATATAAGgaaatgtataatttttttaaaaaagcagTAATAAAATAGGAAAGGACTAAGGGAGGGGGTGAAGCAACAAATTTGGGCTACCCACCACTCAACGCCAATGTGAATACGACATGTCGATTGTCATCTTTCTGGAAGAATGTTACGTCGTGCATGTAAAAGGCATACAAATATTACCATTTGCCCTTTTATCCCTTACCTACTTTTATTTCCACCTTTTCCCCTTTTTATTTGCCTTTTAAACCCCTTCAAAAGAttctatttttctcttttttttcttctttttcaacaatttttgctctacttatttttttttatctctctaaattattataataattaactaaaaGTTGTGATATTCAATAATTTCATAAAAggtcatatttatattaagatttcatcatttttttaggAGTGAAAAGAACTAGTATTATTActagaaataaatattaataaatgtttgtgtacttgtatatctatttcaaatttatttttcgtAGAAATTAAAATCCTAAATTAGGAAGGAGATaaattaaaacttagaagatgagttaatatttgtttttaattcaaacttgaatataatttaactagtataaattatatattataaaggaGGTAGCATtgtttttctaatattttgttatatatatttttttaaaaaaatacattttgttCCTAAAACTGTATTAGAAAGTAACATTTTAGTCTCAAAATTACTTTagcttataataatttagtctatatatatatatatttttaatttacaacaatttagtcttttaattttaatatataatcaaatttaagtatcactttttttaataaggattaaatatttataaacaaaattgaTCCCTATTAATTTTATCAATCAATTACAATATTTGTGCTATTTATTATGAaatattgataatattttttcacgactaaaactaaatttttacaaaatttgaaagtataaaaaattaaatccttacaaattaaagttaaggaattaagatttttttttaaaaaaaaaccattgatAGAAATAGATGATCAAATATTTGAGATtacaattattttttgtaaCATTCCAAGCTTGGATTCAAAATCTAGATTTGACACTTGATAGTCTTAACATTTCCTTGCATCTCTCTTTCGACGGACAATGTCATTCTTACTCATCTTTAACTAATTTTAAGAGTGATGAGGACTATCCTCACAATCCAACAAATATAATGTGGACTTATTTTGTCCTCACTCAAACTTAGCTTTAgatttcttatgattgagcTACTAAAAAGAAAGATGCACTTTATTGGTATATATGGTAACTATCAATTTTTTAAGTCTTTCTCAACCATACGCTCGTATCCTCAAAATCCTTTCCATTTGAATATGATCGAATTCAATTCATTCATGTAATGTCTCTTCTAAACTTAGGCGTCATAGTTGTTACCTCGAAGGCAGGTAATTTTGTTGTCGATAATTGTAAGATTTACCATAGGTTAATTTCATGATGGGAGGCTTCCAGATACATTTATCATAAGAACCAAGGAAAACATAACATTGAGTTGAGACTTGAGATTCACTTACcttcattatttattattattattattattatttaaaatgttgTTGGAATATTTTCTTAAACCCCATTTGAAAGTTAAAGCTACTCACCACCGGCCAGTCCCTATCTCTCACATTCTCACCTTACACATAAAACCCACCTTTTACCTTTCCTCCTTTCCTCACACCCTCTCGCCGGCCGCCGTCATGCTCCAACCGCCGCCGCCAACCTCCcttctcttcctcctcttcttcttcttcatttcccCCATAACCGCCGCCAACGCCACCCCTGTATTCAAAGAGGCCCCACAATTCTACAACTCCCCGGATTGCCCCTTGGTCGTCGCCGGAGAGGAAGACAGTAACCGGCTATGCTCTGACTACGGGGTCCATGTGGCGATGACATTGGACACGACATACATTCGAGGGTCTATGGCGGCCATCCTCTCCGTTCTGCAACATTCCTCGTGCCCTCAAAATGTAATATTCCATTTCGTCTCCTCCGCCTCTGCAAACGCGTCGGCTTTACGCGCCACCATTTCCTTCTCCTTCCCTTACCTGAAATTTCAAATCTACCCATTCGACGACGGCGCCGTGTCTCGTCTGATCTCCGCCTCCATTCGTTCGGCCTTGGATTGTCCATTGAACTACGCTCGTAGCTACTTGGCTGACCTCCTCCCCCTCTGCGTTCGCCGTGTCGTCTATCTCGATTCTGATCTAATCCTCGTCGACGATATCGCCAATCTCGCAAATACCCCTCTAAAAGACTCCGTACTCGCCGCCCCTGAGTACTGCAACGCCAATTTCACCTCCTATTTCACTCCCACTTTCTGG
This genomic window from Benincasa hispida cultivar B227 chromosome 4, ASM972705v1, whole genome shotgun sequence contains:
- the LOC120075996 gene encoding probable galacturonosyltransferase-like 1; its protein translation is MLLEYFLKPHLKVKATHHRPVPISHILTLHIKPTFYLSSFPHTLSPAAVMLQPPPPTSLLFLLFFFFISPITAANATPVFKEAPQFYNSPDCPLVVAGEEDSNRLCSDYGVHVAMTLDTTYIRGSMAAILSVLQHSSCPQNVIFHFVSSASANASALRATISFSFPYLKFQIYPFDDGAVSRLISASIRSALDCPLNYARSYLADLLPLCVRRVVYLDSDLILVDDIANLANTPLKDSVLAAPEYCNANFTSYFTPTFWSNPSLSLTFANRNPCYFNTGVMVIDLSRWRLGDFTAKIEEWMELQKRMRIYELGSLPPFMLVFAGNIVPVDHRWNQHGLGGDNFRGLCRDLHPGPVSLLHWSGKGKPWARLDANRPCPLDALWVPYDLLQTPFLLDS